From a single Nymphaea colorata isolate Beijing-Zhang1983 chromosome 4, ASM883128v2, whole genome shotgun sequence genomic region:
- the LOC116252559 gene encoding lysine histidine transporter-like 8 — translation MEERGGGGGAAAGGESELVSIPATPRVATPPFTPDILSTSHSRALTPSGQRSPRQMSSSLVSPAGGVKTPRTPWTPSSLISPRFLSPIGTPMKRVLINMKGYLEEVGHLTKLNPQDAWLPITESRNGNAHYSAFHNLNAGIGFQALLLPVAFAFLGWTWGILSLTIAYFWQLYTLWLLVRLHEAVPGRRYNRYVELAQAAFGERLGVWLALFPTVYLSAGTATAIILIGGETMKLFFQIVCGPVCQTNPLSTIEWYLVFTSLCIVLSQLPNLNSIAGLSLIGAVTAITYTTMAWVLSVSQPRSPTISYQPLSLPSFSASSFTVLNALGIVAFAFRGHNLALEIQATMPSTFKHPAYVPMWRGAKVAYAFIGMCLFPIAIGGFWAYGNQMPQGGILSALYAFHIQDIPRGLLATTFLLVVFNCLSSFQIYSMPVFDSFEAGYTGRTNRPCSLWVRCGFRVFYGFISFFIGIALPFLSSIAGLLGGLTLPVTFAYPCFMWVLIKKPRRYTFNWYLNWTLGILGTGFSLAFSAGGVWSMVNSGLKLKFFKPN, via the exons ATggaagagagaggaggaggtggtggtgcCGCTGCTGGGGGAGAGTCTGAGTTGGTGTCGATTCCGGCGACCCCACGGGTGGCGACGCCGCCATTCACGCCGGACATCCTGTCGACGTCCCACTCGAGGGCGCTGACGCCGTCGGGGCAGCGTTCCCCTCGTCAGATGTCCTCCTCCCTGGTGTCGCCGGCGGGGGGTGTGAAGACGCCCAGGACGCCGTGGACGCCGTCCTCCCTCATCTCCCCACGCTTCCTCAGCCCGATTGGCACCCCCATGAAGCGCGTTCTCATCAACATGAAGGGCTACCTGGAGGAGGTTGGACACCTCACTAAGCTCAACCCGCAGGATGCCTGGCTTCCCATCACCGAGTCCAGGAATGGCAACGCCCATTACTCTGCCTTCCACAACCTCAATGCCGGCATTGGCTTCCAGGCCCTTCTCCTACCCGTCGCCTTCGCCTTCCTTGGTTG GACATGGGGAATTTTATCTTTAACCATTGCGTATTTTTGGCAACTTTACACGTTATGGTTGCTAGTGAGATTGCATGAAGCTGTTCCTGGAAGGAGGTATAACAGATATGTCGAGCTAGCACAGGCAGCTTTCG GGGAAAGACTTGGTGTCTGGCTTGCACTCTTCCCAACAGTCTATTTATCTGCGGGGACAGCAACAGCCATAATCTTGATTGGTGGGGAGACCATGAAACTCTTCTTTCAGATTGTCTGTGGTCCTGTTTGCCAAACCAACCCTTTATCTACAATTGAATGGTATTTGGTTTTCACGTCACTCTGCATTGTTCTTTCCCAGCTACCAAATCTAAACTCCATTGCTGGCCTGTCACTCATTGGAGCAGTGACTGCCATTACTTATACTACCATGGCTTGGGTTCTGTCTGTTAGTCAACCGAGATCCCCTACGATCTCCTACCAGCCCCTTAGccttccttctttctctgcCTCGTCATTCACAGTATTGAATGCACTTGGCATTGTCGCCTTCGCATTTAGAGGTCACAACCTAGCGTTAGAGATCCAA GCAACAATGCCATCAACATTCAAACATCCAGCGTATGTACCAATGTGGAGAGGAGCCAAGGTAGCATATGCTTTCATTGGCATGTGCCTCTTTCCTATAGCAATTGGTGGATTCTGGGCCTACGGTAATCAG ATGCCTCAGGGGGGCATATTGAGTGCACTTTATGCTTTCCACATCCAGGACATTCCTCGTGGGCTCCTTGCCACCACCTTCTTGCTAGTGGTATTCAATTGCTTGAGCAGTTTCCAGATCTACTCAATGCCGGTTTTCGACAGCTTTGAAGCGGGCTACACCGGCCGAACCAACCGTCCATGCTCACTCTGGGTCCGGTGCGGCTTCCGAGTCTTTTATGgcttcatttccttcttcatcgGTATAgctcttcccttcctttctaGTATTGCAGGCCTGCTTGGAGGCCTGACCCTGCCGGTCACATTTGCATACCCTTGCTTCATGTGGGTTCTCATCAAGAAGCCCCGCAGATACACCTTCAATTGGTATCTTAACTGGACCCTTGGCATACTTGGTACTGGATTTAGCTTGGCCTTCTCCGCTGGTGGTGTGTGGAGTATGGTGAACAGTGGGCTCAAGCTTAAATTCTTCAAGCCAAACTAA